AGCTTGGCCCGAAAAATGACACGATGTTTAGCTTATGCCTTAGAGTTCATAAGAAAGAATGCATTACCAGAAAAAGAATCCAAAAGAAGAGAACAGGGAAACTGCAGTTTTGAGTCTATGGAGACGGCCAGTCTGTTTTCCTGGTTTACTAGTAGTGCAAAGAGATGATGTTATTCTCGCTTTCTGTTATAATGGGTGCGTTACCTTCAATAACAGGGAAATCTAAGTTATTTGTGTTTTAAGCTCCCCAATTTATAAATACAAATGAAGTCGAGGTGAGCGCTGCCAATAACCTCAGCTCATAAAATTATCAAGTAGCATTTTTAAGTTCGTGTGCCTTCGGTCTTGCACAATTATTAGAAGAAGGCATTCTTTGTTTTCACCGGCTTTATACAATGTTCATATAGAAGTACAGATATTCCTCTTAACTCTTTGTTTCTTCACATAATTTCAGGCCTGTGAACTGGCGGCCCGCTTATGCCGAAGTCACTGAAGAAATGGTGGCCTGTTTTATATGGTATACCAATAAATTCATGTGTAAAACCAGCACCGTTGTGTCTTGGGTTCCTTGTGTAAACTGCAAGATTTGCGATGTCCAAATATGCTGGGGCTTTGGGGACTGCATTCAGAAGTGAGCAGTTATGTTATGTCTTAATCTAAGTGGGTAATCAAAGATGTAGAGGTAGGTATCACCACACTTCCGGATTATTGTGTACAACAAAATTCATTCTAAAGCGACGCAAAGGATATAAATTTCGGCACAAAAACTTCCAGGACGATAAACGTACACCTAAGCGCATTATCCGATTGCATGGCATGTCACAAATGTCGCTTTTGGTTGTTCAGTGGGCGCAGGCTGCGTTTACTGGCGGCAGTAATTCGAGAGTACGTTCGGTATCAGGCGGTCGTACATTGCCTGTAACCTATCTGAGAAGAGTCAGGTGCTGGCATACCTTGTTTTCTGACGTCACGGGTTATGCAGCGCAGGCAGACGGGAGCCAGGAAGGAAAAAACGACACGCGCCACGGCGCTGCACTAACCGCTTTATTTCTGAAGGAGTCGATCCGCGCCTTCTGTGTGCCGAATGTACTACCAGAGATATCAGCAGGAGGCGAACAAAAAACAGGAGATGGCTGCTCATGAAATGACGGTCTAGAACGTTTTCACCCCAAGCAAACCATAATCTGAAAACGAGGCGCAAATTACGAGAAAGGGGGGCTACGGCCGAGTCGATAAAAGGCTGCAACTAACACGGCTATGAAGGCTAAAAACAGGTAAAAAGCGATTAAGTATGACATATGACGAGAGAAGATAAAAGACTGCGACAAAAAACACGATAAAGACTCACCAAGGCCGAGTACATAAGTGTCAACTACTAGCACGTCTATGGAGCAGCGCTGAAGGCACATTTCACAAGAGACTTAAAACGGGTAAAAACAATTAAAATCGCATATGTAGGGCAAAATCTAGCAAGGCCAAAAAGTTGAAAGAGTGAGAGGTAAAAAGTGCTTTGGAAGTGCACACATTAAAAAGAATTGTAAAATAAATAGCAGAAGCGGACGCCATTTTTTCCGCCGCTCACCGCCTTTACAGGGTTTGTACGCGGGTTAACAATTCGGGTGAACGGATCCAAGAATTCGCCGTTAGGCACAGAGATTCCTTTGTTTCATGCGCTACGGGAATCTTACATTCCATCCCTCTGTCTTCTGGAAAGGAACGCGTCAGACAGACTGGGCATCGCATCAGTAAAAGACTGCAGGAACATAACCAAAGATACGGCAGCTTAGCTGTCCGCGGCCGTCATTGGCCACCCTGCAGGCACCGACCTCCAAACTCCGTGGGCACGAGAGTAATGGCAAGATGCAAGAAAGAGCTGACTCATAAATAACTGATGCGTCCATTACTGACCACCTAAAAGACGTCAGCTTTAGCTCGAAGACAGAAAATCCTTTTGAAAACGAAATTGCACTTCTCTCTTGaagaatgcattttttttgtctGCTCATCTTGCCCTGGGTTTCTCTACATTCCAAAGCCGCTTTTTGCCTCTCACCATATCATCTTTTTGACCTGGTTTATTGCTGCCCCACAGATGCCATCCTAGTTGTTTTTATTCGTTTTTAGCCATTCGTGAATTACGCCTTTAGCTTTTTATCCTCACAGCCATGTTAGCTGTTTGCCGTTATGAAATCGGTATTGGCAACGTTTTTCAGCGCGTTTTTGTCGCAGTCTTTTATCTGTTGTCTTGTCTCGACATGTATATTATTTATCGTTGCTTATCTGATTTTAGCCTTCTTTTCGTCATGCCCGTGTCATCTATTGGCTTTTAATGAGTCGGATATGGCCTCGCTTCCTCGAGGTATTGTTGCCGCGCTTTTTACTTGTTTTCTTTGAGGTGATAAACTTTCCAGGCTGTCATTTTAtgagcagctgtttttttttgcttttgtaggCGTCCCGTTCATATCTGGTAAGAACTGCGTGTGCAAGTCTCTGTTCCTCCTGCCTATAAAAGGTGCGGATCGACTTATTCAGAAATTAAGTTGGTAGTTCAGCTCAGTTGTGTGTGCCATTTTTTTATTCACTGTCCTGGTATGTAAGCGCTGCTTATATCAAAGTACCTAAACTATCGTACTGAACGAATACTCTTCAGCGTTGTATAGATAACGAGCCCGGCTCGAGACCCAGAGGACGGAGGTTTGATTCCTACTCGACCACGTTTTCCTTTACGCTGAATGTGCTTACAATTCGCCAGGACGGTCTTGGCCACTGGGAAGTTTGTGACGACGCCCGCTTTTATCGAGAACTAGAACTCTAATCCATTTTCAGTGCATTAAATGGGTGAATTGATGGGCTAGCAATGTTGTTCGATGTCGGTGCCTTAAAACCTCTGCTAGAGACGAGAGACGAGCCAAAAGAATGGGAATACAAGCATCTCCGTGTTCTATGATCCTGTCTGGTATATGTCCTACAAATGTTTGTTGCTCATTCATAAAAGAACCAAAATAAGTCTAAATGATATTTGTTTCTAGAGAGATACAGATCAATTCTGTGTGCTTAattgtttaatgcttaaaaccaAAATCCTATCCTTCACATTTCATGATTACGAAGTGGTCTGGGTTGGAAGGAGTAGAATAAATTAAATGAACATCAAGCATTTCAAAGAGCAACCTAAAATAATGATTTTTTGAGTCGACAGTAGTAAAGAGGTTTTTTGATAGATAAAAATAGAAAAGGTTGAAACGTCCTTCGTTTTGATCGAATAGTTGCGGCCGCCTTAGGAAACCAACAGGAAACGttcttgacgatagcaaaaacgttaatagcaaaaaattacaaacctgccggggggagatctgcggatagaTTTATTTTTGTAGTGCAATCTACACAATATGTGAAAGAATGGCTGTCATAAACAACTTCTCGTTAAAACGTGTGCTTGTCCGCACTTTGTGGGCATCACCGGCGCTGCACTACAGCTTCGGCAGCTTACACTGCTGGATCTGAGCGGCGCCATCGACGAGCTGCTTCTCACTATTAGCGTTGCCGATTAAGTGCACTGAGTGTCGTAATAATTATTCGATACACGGATCATTGGCCATGCTAACTGGATTTTGGTGTATTTATGACAAAATCTCAGCGAACCACGTTTTTTACTAGAGCTAATTTTTAGGAACCTCTAGTAAATTTAGCAGGCTCAATTGGCTCGGGACGCTCAAGGCGATGTTGTTTTTAGGTCTATTGGTTTGGGTTCGTATATGTGGGTTCaacttcccaaagtgactcaggctatgagggacgccgtagtgaagagctccggaaatttcgaccatctggggctcTTTATTGTCCACAGACATCGCAAAGTACGCGGGTATTtacaatttcgcctgcatcgaaattcgacaaccgcggccgggatcgaaccctcgtttTTCTGGCCATCAGCAGAGcgccatacccactgagccatcgcggcggcttagGTCTATGAACTGCTTCAACATAATACAGCAAGCGAAATGGAACGTAATCGACGTTCCATTCAATGACTACGTATCCTTCTTTCCCAGTTGATCATCACAAGAGAATTGTGTGTCCGCTACGCCACATGAAAAGGTTTTGTGTTCTTGTCAAATGCGTCAGGAGATTGCAACCGCCTATCTGCCAGTATTGATTCTATCCAATCTACGCTTGTTCTGCCAGTAACTGACATTTGTTGTATTGGTGATTTCATGCGAAATTATACAACGTGTATTTAACCTTGAAGACATGAACTTTTCTGCTCAATGCTGCAACTTGCTATTGCTCTCACGAACCCTTTTACTCCCTTGTAACCTGAAACGTGCACAGTTATCGCAATGATGCGCGTGTGCTGAATAATGAGTCCTGGTCCTGAGCGGATACAGGGCGCAGTGGTTGCAACAGCCATGAACAAGGCACATGACTATCTGCTCATGCTGGTGGCCGTACATGCGACATACGAGAAAATTTGCCATCAGACTGATTTAGATGAAGTTGGGGCAATACGCGACACGGGGAGAAAAATCGGCATTTTTAGCGTCTCCTAGATTTTCATTAAAAATTATTTTAGGTTTAAATTCAAGTGGCACGACTGGTCATGAATGCTCTACACAGAAGTTTAATGTTGACtgaaatctaaggtctgacgaaatctcgtctggtcgggtagtaagtaactcatttcaacagaaaaaaaggcagacgccgaccaaaggtttttgtcgaagcagacgtttcggcttccatacggaagccttgttcactaaatttttattgtaTAACCGCGACGCCTAAATAAgcttcaataatcgtcccaggcatcttgcataggttggcgggagattgccgatgttacgattaAGTCTTTTTTCGGTGGTCTGAATAACCAAAGACTCGAGATACTggcgtgaaagccagttcttttctttggcgatgatagaagccatttcccagcagatatcatgacctgccgatacgccgtgctccgcaagtgcgttggaagtgactttcttgttcttcacgtccgacatgtgttctttcagacgcctttcaaaattcccgctctcgtcgatgtaaacatagtcgcacttggcgcaggggattctgtacacaacacctggaaattTTTCTTTGTTTAGTTTGCCCTTGACATTCACGAGCTCGTGCCGTAACTTGCGGGCGGGAACGTGGGAAACGTGCACGTCGTACGTGCGCAGGACACGTCCAAGTGCTTCACTTATGCCTGGTACATAAGGTATGGCGACACGCGCTTTGCAATGGCTGCCGACGGGTTCCGCTGACCGCTCCGAGCGACGTTCAACGGAGTCCAAAAAGTTTTAGGGTAGCCGGAGTTCATCAAATCACGACGCATTTGCATCAAGTCCGAGGCACGATCTTCAGGTCTGTAGCAGATTTTTCGGGATAGTTGAATTAGCGAAGCCGCAACTGCACGTTTGTGGCATGCCGGGTTAATAGAGTTAAAATGCAGGTATCTTCCCGTGTAGGTGGGCTTCCTGAAGACTTGAAACAAAAGGCGGCGGCCATCTCTCTCTACTGACACGTCCGAAAAAGGCAGACAGTTGGCAACCTTCTCATCAACAGTGAACGTAATGGCCTCAGCGATGCTGTTGATGTGCTCTGTGAATGCGGTGAGTGCATCCTTTATTATGATGCAAAAGGAATCATCAATATATCGCAGGAAGATCTTAGGCCGAGGCTAGAAAGACGCCAGAGCTTGGTTTTCTATAGCTTCCAAGGTCAGGTAAGCAGCCGTGACCGAAATAGCCGCGCCCATTGCTGTTCCATGCACCTGTTTATAGAAGGTGCCTCACAAGACGAAATACGTGTTTTCTAGGCAAAATTTCAAGAGCCTCAACAGGTCCGGAGCCTCGAAAGGTGTTCTTTCGCCGAGCTTCTCGTCTGAGTGACGTCGCAGCCTTCTCGTCGGAGCCTTGAGTACATATGCCCGAATGAGTTCGCGAGCATTCAACTGCATACCAACTACAAAGCCAGCCTACAGTGCCGCCAACGAGAGGTGGCCCACAGAAACAAGCTAATCAGACTGATGCCTGGCCACAAGGAAGTGAACCCTGCAGATTTCCCTGGCGGCACCCCTTCGACCGTATACAACCTTTCCAGCTACAAGCCAACTCAACCCGAGCAAGCCGTGCTTGAGCTTGGACTAATCGTCAACGGGGGACCTGCACtggacaaaagaaaaataatatgtgCTGTCGAACGTGCAATTGGCAAAGTGGACCACAGTCGCCGTGATGTTGTACGAACACGGGCAGTGAGCATTCTTGCTAAACTTCCAAACCGACAGCCCAGTCACATGCTTGCTGAGGAACGCAGTGCTGTCAACAGCCTGCGGAGGAACCAGGATATTGTTATCCTCCCCGCCGACAAGGGTAATGCCACTGTCATGTTGAACAGGCCAGACTACGACAAAAAGATGCTGGATCTTCTGCAGGACAGGAGCACTTACGTAGATCTCTAGGAAGACCCTGCATCTAAGTTAGAACGAGAACTGCAGAAGCTACTTGTCGACGTGTCTCACTTCGTACCGCCTCACCATAACTCTCTGTACTTCAGGCTCCTCTGCCGCAATGAGTCCGCGCCTGCGTTGTATGGTTTGCCAAAGATCCACAAGGAGGGCGTCCCTATGCGACCGATAGTGGACTTCACCCGTTCCCCCTTGTACGAGCTCTCGGGCTACCTTCACCTCGTCTTCGCACCGCTAGTTGGAAAAGGATCCACGTTTATACTGAGCTCGTACGAGTTCATCGAAAAGGTGCATGACATTTCCGTTGATGACGGTGACTTAACGGTGTCCTTCGACGTCAAGTCTTTGTTCACAAGCGTCCCTGTGGATCTAGCGGTGGATGTATGCGGCGCTACCCTTCACTCAGACGAGAAGCTCGGCGAAAGAACACCTTTCGAGGCACCGGACCTGTTGAGGCTCTTGAAATTTTGCCTAGAAAACACGTATTTCGTCTTCCGAGGCACCTTCTACAAACAGGTGCATGGAACAGCAATGGGCGGGGCCATTTCGGTCACGGCTGCTAACCTGACCTTGCGAGCTATAGAAAACCAAGCTCTGGCGTCTTTCCAACCTCGGCCTAAGATCTTCTTACGATATATTGATGATTGCTTTTGCATCATAAAAAAGGATGCACTCACCGCCTTTACAGAGCACATCAACAGCATCGCTGAGGCCATTACGTTTACTGTTGAGGAGGAGGTTGCcaaccgtctgccttttttggacgtgtcAGTAGAGAGAAATGGCCGCCGCCTTTTGTTTCAAGTCTTCAGGAAGCCCACCCACACGGGCAGATACCTGCATTTTAGCTGTGTTAACCCGCCATGCCACAAACGTGCAGTTGCGGCTTCGCTAATTGAACGATCCCGAAAAATCTGCTACAGACCTGAAGATGGTGCCTCAGACTTGATACAAATGCGTCGTGATTTGATGAACTGCAGCTACCCTAGGAACTTTTTGGACTCCGTTGAACGTCGCTCGGAGCGGTCAGCGGAACCGGTCGGCAGCCATTGCAAAGCGCCTGTCGCCATACCTTATGTACAGGCATAAGTGAAGCACTTGGACGTGTCCTGCGCACATACGACGTGCACGTTTCCCACGTTCCCGCCCGCAAGTTACGGCACGAGCTCGTGAATGTCAAGGGCAAACTAAACAAAGAAAAATTTCCGGGTGTTGTGTACAGAATCCCCTGCGCC
The genomic region above belongs to Amblyomma americanum isolate KBUSLIRL-KWMA chromosome 9, ASM5285725v1, whole genome shotgun sequence and contains:
- the LOC144103294 gene encoding uncharacterized protein LOC144103294 gives rise to the protein MPGHKEVNPADFPGGTPSTVYNLSSYKPTQPEQAVLELGLIVNGGPALDKRKIICAVERAIGKVDHSRRDVVRTRAVSILAKLPNRQPSHMLAEERSAVNSLRRNQDIVILPADKGNATVMLNRPDYDKKMLDLLQDRSTYVDL
- the LOC144103295 gene encoding uncharacterized protein LOC144103295: MRPIVDFTRSPLYELSGYLHLVFAPLVGKGSTFILSSYEFIEKVHDISVDDGDLTVSFDVKSLFTSVPVDLAVDVCGATLHSDEKLGERTPFEAPDLLRLLKFCLENTYFVFRGTFYKQVHGTAMGGAISVTAANLTLRAIENQALASFQPRPKIFLRYIDDCFCIIKKDALTAFTEHINSIAEAITFTVEEEVANRLPFLDVSVERNGRRLLFQVFRKPTHTGRYLHFSCVNPPCHKRAVAASLIERSRKICYRPEDGASDLIQMRRDLMNCSYPRNFLDSVERRSERSAEPVGSHCKAPVAIPYVQA